GTTCCGGCAAGTATGTAGACGTTTCGCTGCGCCTGACGCAGGAGACGGGTGTCACTCCCGTGTGGCTCTTCTCAATCCGGGACTACGGGGAGGGCATACCGAAGGAGCATCTGCCCAGGCTGACCGAGCGGTTTTACCGCGTCGACGTGGAGTCCAGCAGGGCCCTGAAGGGGACCGGACTGGGACTTGCCATCGTCAAGCACATCCTGACCCGCCACAAGGCGCGTATGGAAGTGGAGAGCGAGCCGGGTGAGGGCGCGACCTTCAAGATCTACCTTCCGGCTCTTGAGGAAGCGGAAGACGCCGCCGAACACCCTCGGCAACGCTAGCACGTGCACGGGGCAACGCGTCTGCGAGCGCCCCACCGTCAATCCGGCGACAGACTCGGGCGCCGGGAAAACGGATGTGACTTTGTTCGGGGCCGATTCTGACACAAAACAGTCAAAAGACAAAAATAATCTATATTTTTCAATAACTTAAATTGTCACATAACTGATAACAAACTGTCATAGAACTCTCATCCACGGGGCCTAGGGTCCCCGCATCGTTCACGCACGTAACGCGTGGCGACTATCCATAAACCTTGACATTCAAAGGGAGTGGTCAAGTGAAATTTACGACCCTCGTAAGCGCAACTGCCCTCGCGGTTGCATCCACTGCATTCGTTGGCGCAGCCCAGGCTCGCGACCAGGTCCAAGTTGCTGGTTCTTCCACGGTTCTTCCCTACGCTTCCATCGTTGCTGAAGCTTTTGGCGAGAACACCGATTTCCCGACGCCGGTTGTTGAGTCCGGTGGGTCTTCGGCTGGTCTGAAGCGCTTCTGCGAAGGCGTTGGCGAGAACACGATCGACGTTGCCAATGCGTCCCGCAAGATCCGCGACAAGGAAATCAAGGCGTGCGCCGAAGCCGGCGTTAAGGACATCATCGAAGTCCGCATCGGTTACGATGGAATCGTCTTCGCTTCGCAGAAGAATGGTCCTGCATTCACCGCTTTCGAACCGGTTGACGTGTTCAACGCTCTCGGTGCCAAGGTCCTGAAGGACGGCCAGATCGTCGACAACCCCTACAACAAGTGGGCCGAGTTCAATTCCGAGCTGCCGGATGTCGACATTGCTGCCTTCATCCCGGGCACCAAGCACGGCACTCGCGAAGTCTTCGAAGAGAAGGTTCTCGCAGTCGGTTGTGAAGAGTCCGGCGCCCTGAAGGCGATGATGGACGCCGGCATGTCCGAAGACGACGCTGAAGATGCCTGCATTGCGGTTCGTCGCGACGGCAAGTCCGTTGACATCGACGGTGACTACACCGAGACCCTCGCCCGCATCGACACCAACCCGAATGGCATCGGCGTTTTCGGTCTCGCATTCTACGAGAACAACACCGACAAGCTGAAGGTCGCGACCATGGGCGGTATCGCTCCGTCCACCGAGACGATCGCTTCCGGTGAGTATCCGGTTTCCCGTCCGCTGTACTTCTACGTCAAGAAGGCGCACATCGGCGTGATCCCGGGCCTGAAGGAATACGCTCAGTTCTTCATCGCTGACGAAATTGCCGGTCCTCAGGGCCCGTTGGCACAGTACGGCCTGGTTTCCGACCCGGAGCTGGCTGCTGTACAGGCTTCCGTCAACAACGAAGAAACAATGAAGTAATCGAGCCGTTGCTCGATCGAGGGGCGGCAATTTCCGCCGCCCTTTTTCTTTTTGGTTTTCGTTACATTTCCGGGGGAGCAAATGCCTTTGTTCTGGCTCATTTTGATCGTGCTTGCCATTGCTGCTGTGGGGTACGTTCTTGGGCGGTCGCGGGCCATGTCCAGTGCCGGGGGGGAGTTCTCCGCTCTTCATTCCCTGCCGTCCTATTACGGGGCGAACGTTGCGATGAAGGTGGCTGTTCCTGCCTTCCTGCTCCTCATCGTTTGGCTGCTCGCGCAGCCATTTTACGTTAACAGCGTCATTTCCGGGATGATCCCCGAAACGTCGATCGAAGAAGGATCGTCACGGGGACTTGTTCTTGCAGAGGTGCGCCGCGCCGCAAGAGGTCTCGACAACGCCGTTGCAAGCGGAGCGATGACCGAGGAGTTCGCGCGCAATGCCCGGGCCGACTTCGCGGATATCAGCACACGCCTCAAGGATGCCGGCCAGATTGTCACCACGGAGATCACGCAGCCGATCCTGCTGGCGGCGCAGCGCTACCGCATCCTGAATTCGACCGGCAACTGGATCATGTCGATCGCGGTCATTCTGGTCGCGTTGTTCGGCGCGTTCTGGGCCCTGCGCGAGACCAGCGCTGAGTTCAGGGCGCGTAATGTCGTTGAAAAGGGCATCAAGGCGATCCTGATCGCGGCGGCATCCATCGCAATCCTGACCACCATCGGGATCGTGCTGTCCCTGGTCTTCAACACCGCCGAATTCTTCCGGCTCTACCCGGCTTCGGACTTCTTCTTCGGCCTGACATGGTCGCCAAGCTTCTCCGGGCGCGGCAGTTCCTCCCAGCTTGGCATCCTGCCGCTGCTGTGGGGCACGCTCTACATTTCCATCGTTGCGCTGCTTGTCGCCGTGCCGATCGGACTTTTCGCCGCGGTGTACCTGTCGGAATATGCCAGCCCGAAGGTCCGTGCCGTCGCCAAGCCGCTGCTTGAGGTTCTGGCGGGCATCCCGACCATCGTCTACGGTCTCTTCGCTCTTCTGACGGTCGGCCCTCTGCTTCTGTCGGTTTTCGGCGACGAGGGCCTGGGGATCATGCAGGCCGGAACGGCGGTCATGACCGCGGGTCTGGTCATGGGCATCATGCTGATCCCCTTCGTGAGTTCCCTATCGGATGACATCATCAACGCCGTGCCGCAGGCCATGCGCGACGGTTCATACGGTCTGGGAGCGACCAAGTCCGAGACGGTGCGCCAGGTCATCCTGCCGGCCGCGCTTCCCGGTATCGTCGGTGCGATCCTGCTGGCTGCCTCGCGGGCCATCGGCGAAACCATGATCGTCGTGCTCGGCGCCGGCGCGGCCGCGCGCCTCAGCCTAAACCCGTTCGAGGCCATGACGACCGTCACCGCCAAGATCGTCAGTCAGCTGACAGGCGACGCCGACTTCGCCTCACCGGTTGCGCTGGTCGCCTTCGCGCTCGGCATGACACTCTTCGTGATAACCTTGGGTCTCAATATTGTCGCACTCTACATCGTGCGCAAATACCGGGAGCAGTATGACTGATGACCGACGCAACACTTCCTCCCGAGACGTCCGCGCCGCCTGCAAAAGCGCCAAGGCAACCGAAGTCGCTCTACGCGCTCGATGATCTGACACGCAAACGCAACGCCGCGGAAAAACGCTTCCAGGCCTACGGCATCGGGGCGATCGCAATCGGCCTTTTCTTCCTTGTTGTCCTGGCCTACGCGATCATCTCGCAGGGGTTTCCCGCCTTCTCGCGCACGGTGGTCGAAGTCGAATTCACCCTGACGCAGGAGCAGTACGACGCGGCCGAGGGTACGCTGTTCAAGACCAGGGCATATGAAGAGATCTTCATCAACGCCCTGTCCGGCCAGCTT
This region of uncultured Roseibium sp. genomic DNA includes:
- a CDS encoding substrate-binding domain-containing protein, with translation MKFTTLVSATALAVASTAFVGAAQARDQVQVAGSSTVLPYASIVAEAFGENTDFPTPVVESGGSSAGLKRFCEGVGENTIDVANASRKIRDKEIKACAEAGVKDIIEVRIGYDGIVFASQKNGPAFTAFEPVDVFNALGAKVLKDGQIVDNPYNKWAEFNSELPDVDIAAFIPGTKHGTREVFEEKVLAVGCEESGALKAMMDAGMSEDDAEDACIAVRRDGKSVDIDGDYTETLARIDTNPNGIGVFGLAFYENNTDKLKVATMGGIAPSTETIASGEYPVSRPLYFYVKKAHIGVIPGLKEYAQFFIADEIAGPQGPLAQYGLVSDPELAAVQASVNNEETMK
- the pstC gene encoding phosphate ABC transporter permease subunit PstC yields the protein MPLFWLILIVLAIAAVGYVLGRSRAMSSAGGEFSALHSLPSYYGANVAMKVAVPAFLLLIVWLLAQPFYVNSVISGMIPETSIEEGSSRGLVLAEVRRAARGLDNAVASGAMTEEFARNARADFADISTRLKDAGQIVTTEITQPILLAAQRYRILNSTGNWIMSIAVILVALFGAFWALRETSAEFRARNVVEKGIKAILIAAASIAILTTIGIVLSLVFNTAEFFRLYPASDFFFGLTWSPSFSGRGSSSQLGILPLLWGTLYISIVALLVAVPIGLFAAVYLSEYASPKVRAVAKPLLEVLAGIPTIVYGLFALLTVGPLLLSVFGDEGLGIMQAGTAVMTAGLVMGIMLIPFVSSLSDDIINAVPQAMRDGSYGLGATKSETVRQVILPAALPGIVGAILLAASRAIGETMIVVLGAGAAARLSLNPFEAMTTVTAKIVSQLTGDADFASPVALVAFALGMTLFVITLGLNIVALYIVRKYREQYD